A portion of the Williamwhitmania taraxaci genome contains these proteins:
- a CDS encoding response regulator produces the protein MDTISVLIIEDNQGDARLIEEYLRLDLSVTYSIHFTSTLADSLLRIRGQKFDIILVDLGLPDSQGMSTFDEIVSINPRSPIVIITGVDNENLGIEAIRKGALNYLPKNQVNAILLNRTIKHSIQLKRINEELFETREKYKSIFEEAPNMILSLDSEGIILDCNNRTYLLLGYTKDELVGQSFTKMFYPASAEKATQSLREIFKTGLICSDELKMARKNGEEVTVLVNSSVLNNSIGEELRAYCIIEDITGRKRLEEEIRVSEVKHRTLFETMLQGVIYQAADGAIISANKASERILGLTLDQMMGRTSFDPRWKAIHEDGSDFIGEAHPSIEALKTGKEISNVVMGIFNPQNERTTWINVNAVPQFVAGESIAYQVYTTFEDITDRKIIEQGLISAKEKAEESDKLKTAFLRNISHEIRTPLNAIVGFSSLLDNPRLSIEKQRSFIETINRSSDHLLAIVNDVVEFSNIEAGILQLNKDEFNLNTIMNDLYNRFNTLISGKSLEFGFDIGLSDPAANIITDVTKLTQILSNLTNNALKFTSQGKINIGYSLIDGNIQFHVSDTGIGISEDKFTKIFDRFYQVEHSEARLCEGTGLGLSICKAYAELLGGKMWVTSTQNEGSTFFFTIPYDIVKNKNIGDHHISEEKNSEVLTTKIVLVAEDDVINFELVRELLSDLNIKVRHALTGSNAIQLCKIEPPDLILMDLRMPDMDGFEATKRIKEFLPDIPVIALTAYSTEIDRNKAFSCGCSDFVTKPFTRKVLISKINEHLFR, from the coding sequence ATGGATACCATTAGTGTCCTTATAATAGAAGATAATCAGGGCGATGCTAGGCTGATAGAGGAATATCTTAGATTGGATTTAAGTGTTACGTATTCAATACACTTCACCTCAACTCTTGCCGATAGCCTTTTGCGTATTAGAGGACAGAAATTTGATATTATACTTGTCGATCTTGGATTACCTGACAGCCAAGGCATGAGTACTTTTGATGAGATTGTTTCAATCAATCCAAGGAGCCCGATAGTAATTATTACTGGCGTAGATAATGAGAATCTTGGTATTGAAGCGATTCGTAAAGGAGCTTTGAATTACCTGCCGAAAAATCAGGTCAATGCAATATTACTAAATCGTACCATTAAGCACTCAATTCAGCTGAAGAGAATAAATGAAGAATTATTCGAAACAAGGGAAAAATACAAGAGTATTTTTGAGGAAGCGCCAAATATGATCTTATCTCTTGATTCAGAGGGAATTATTCTGGATTGTAATAATAGAACATATTTATTACTTGGATATACTAAAGATGAATTAGTTGGCCAGTCTTTTACAAAGATGTTTTATCCGGCTTCTGCTGAGAAAGCAACACAATCGCTACGCGAGATATTCAAAACCGGATTAATCTGTTCTGATGAACTCAAAATGGCAAGAAAAAATGGTGAGGAAGTTACCGTGCTTGTGAACTCATCAGTTTTGAATAATAGTATAGGTGAAGAGTTAAGAGCGTACTGCATTATAGAGGATATTACCGGACGAAAACGTTTGGAGGAGGAGATTCGAGTAAGCGAAGTAAAACACAGAACCTTGTTTGAGACGATGCTCCAGGGCGTGATTTACCAGGCAGCAGATGGAGCAATAATATCTGCAAATAAAGCTTCTGAACGAATTTTAGGATTGACTCTCGATCAGATGATGGGACGAACATCTTTTGATCCCCGCTGGAAAGCAATTCATGAAGATGGCTCCGACTTTATAGGAGAAGCCCATCCATCGATTGAGGCTCTTAAAACAGGGAAAGAAATAAGTAATGTAGTAATGGGAATTTTCAATCCTCAAAATGAAAGAACTACCTGGATAAATGTAAACGCCGTACCTCAGTTTGTGGCCGGAGAAAGTATTGCATATCAGGTCTATACAACATTTGAGGACATTACCGACCGAAAAATAATTGAGCAGGGGTTGATCTCAGCTAAAGAAAAAGCGGAAGAAAGCGATAAGTTAAAAACTGCATTTCTTCGTAATATTTCTCACGAAATAAGAACACCATTAAATGCTATTGTTGGATTCAGTTCATTACTCGATAACCCGAGACTGTCTATTGAAAAACAGAGATCCTTCATCGAGACTATTAATCGGAGCAGCGATCACTTACTTGCTATTGTCAATGATGTTGTTGAATTCTCAAATATTGAAGCAGGCATTTTGCAACTCAATAAAGATGAGTTTAATTTGAATACAATAATGAATGATTTATATAACCGGTTCAATACGCTTATATCTGGAAAAAGTCTGGAATTTGGTTTTGATATCGGGCTCTCTGATCCTGCAGCCAATATCATAACAGACGTGACAAAACTTACCCAGATTCTCTCCAACTTGACTAATAATGCTCTCAAATTTACTTCGCAGGGGAAAATAAATATTGGGTACAGTCTTATCGACGGTAATATACAGTTTCATGTATCCGATACTGGAATTGGAATATCCGAAGACAAATTCACCAAGATTTTTGACCGTTTTTATCAGGTTGAACATTCAGAAGCTCGACTATGCGAGGGAACTGGGCTTGGTTTATCAATCTGTAAAGCATATGCTGAACTTTTGGGAGGAAAAATGTGGGTGACATCAACACAAAATGAAGGTTCAACCTTCTTTTTCACAATACCTTATGATATTGTAAAAAACAAAAATATAGGTGATCATCATATTTCTGAAGAAAAGAATTCAGAAGTACTTACTACAAAAATTGTATTGGTAGCCGAGGATGATGTAATTAATTTTGAGCTCGTTCGAGAATTATTGTCGGATCTTAATATTAAAGTACGCCACGCTTTAACTGGCAGCAATGCAATACAATTATGCAAAATAGAACCACCTGATCTTATTCTTATGGACCTTAGGATGCCGGATATGGATGGTTTTGAAGCAACAAAACGTATTAAAGAATTCTTACCTGATATCCCTGTTATAGCCTTGACTGCTTATTCTACCGAAATTGACAGAAACAAAGCATTTTCATGTGGTTGTTCCGATTTTGTGACAAAACCTTTTACGAGAAAGGTGTTGATATCCAAGATCAATGAACACTTATTTAGATAG
- a CDS encoding response regulator, with protein sequence MKNLDSIKPVSILLVEDNPGDARLAKEALKDSKIINVINHVEDGVEAMDYLNKKGKYSEVERPDIILLDLNLPRKDGREVLQEIKENDDLKRIPVVVLTISKAEEDILKSYNLHANCFITKPIDLNQFMKVVKSIEDFWLTIVKLPNGK encoded by the coding sequence ATGAAAAATCTAGATTCTATTAAACCTGTTAGCATTCTTCTGGTTGAAGATAATCCGGGAGATGCCCGTCTGGCAAAGGAAGCCTTGAAAGACAGCAAAATCATAAATGTCATAAACCATGTGGAAGATGGCGTAGAAGCAATGGATTATTTGAATAAAAAGGGTAAATATTCGGAAGTTGAACGACCCGATATAATCCTTCTCGACCTGAATCTTCCAAGGAAAGATGGCCGGGAGGTTTTGCAAGAAATCAAAGAGAATGATGATTTGAAAAGAATCCCTGTAGTAGTTTTAACAATTTCAAAAGCGGAAGAGGATATTCTGAAATCATATAATCTTCATGCCAATTGCTTCATAACAAAACCAATTGACCTGAATCAGTTTATGAAGGTTGTTAAATCTATTGAGGATTTTTGGTTAACTATTGTCAAACTACCAAATGGTAAATAA